From Drosophila nasuta strain 15112-1781.00 chromosome X, ASM2355853v1, whole genome shotgun sequence, one genomic window encodes:
- the LOC132795431 gene encoding uncharacterized protein LOC132795431 isoform X1 gives MRIEPNRIMLGKTKVTSQSLQLVVTLVVIALTLDCVIALPSPMLYKRNPADKFEADLVPVSSTVIPLTVLEVSYGLGGKPSDEYKAAYLRKLRKQVQQKEANSASVLATGEVSELLPAPSDADTLITVKSQQQAAKVKAV, from the exons ATGAGAATCGAACCGAATCGAATTATGCTGGGAAAAACGAAAGTAACTTCGCAAAGTCTGCAGTTGGTGGTAACCCTAGTGGTCATTGCCTTGACTTTGGATTGCGTCATCGCTTTGCCCTCGCCCATGTTGTATAAACGCAATCCTGCAGACAAATTCGAAGCTG ATCTGGTGCCTGTCTCGTCGACAGTTATTCCGTTGACTGTGCTCGAGGTGAGCTACGGACTTGGCGGCAAGCCAAGCGATGAATACAAGGCTGCCTATCTCCGCAAGCTGCGTAAACAAGTCCAGCAAAAGGAAGCGAACTCTGCGTCCGTTTTAGCCACAGGCGAAGTCTCAGAGCTGCTGCCAGCGCCAAGCGATGCAGACACCTTGATCACAG TCAAATCGCAACAGCAGGCGGCCAAAGTCAAGGCTGTTTAG
- the LOC132795431 gene encoding uncharacterized protein LOC132795431 isoform X2 produces MLGKTKVTSQSLQLVVTLVVIALTLDCVIALPSPMLYKRNPADKFEADLVPVSSTVIPLTVLEVSYGLGGKPSDEYKAAYLRKLRKQVQQKEANSASVLATGEVSELLPAPSDADTLITVKSQQQAAKVKAV; encoded by the exons ATGCTGGGAAAAACGAAAGTAACTTCGCAAAGTCTGCAGTTGGTGGTAACCCTAGTGGTCATTGCCTTGACTTTGGATTGCGTCATCGCTTTGCCCTCGCCCATGTTGTATAAACGCAATCCTGCAGACAAATTCGAAGCTG ATCTGGTGCCTGTCTCGTCGACAGTTATTCCGTTGACTGTGCTCGAGGTGAGCTACGGACTTGGCGGCAAGCCAAGCGATGAATACAAGGCTGCCTATCTCCGCAAGCTGCGTAAACAAGTCCAGCAAAAGGAAGCGAACTCTGCGTCCGTTTTAGCCACAGGCGAAGTCTCAGAGCTGCTGCCAGCGCCAAGCGATGCAGACACCTTGATCACAG TCAAATCGCAACAGCAGGCGGCCAAAGTCAAGGCTGTTTAG
- the LOC132795291 gene encoding BTB/POZ domain-containing protein KCTD5 — translation MSTVFINSRKSPNVLKKQGTDQWVKLNVGGTYFLTTKTTLSRDPNSFLSRLIQEDCDLISDRDETGAYLIDRDPKYFAPVLNYLRHGKLVLDGVSEEGVLEEAEFYNVTQLIALLKECISHRDQRPYADKKRVYRVLQCREQELTQMISTLSDGWRFEQLITVGMQYSNYGPFENNEFLCVVSKECGSTAGRELELNDRAKVLQQKGSRILGI, via the exons ATGAGCACAGTGTTTATCAATTCGAGGAAAAGCCCGAATGTGCTGAAGAAACAAGGCACAGACCAATGGGTCAAGCTCAATGTGGGTGGCACCTACTTTCTAACCACGAAAACAACGCTTTCCCGTGACCCCAATTCGTTTCTCTCGCGTCTCATACAAGAAGACTGTGATTTGATATCAGATCGG GATGAGACTGGCGCATATCTAATTGACAGAGATCCCAAGTACTTTGCGCCCGTGCTCAACTATTTGCGGCATGGCAAACTCGTCTTGGACGGCGTCTCCGAAGAAGGCGTTCTCGAGGAGGCTGAATTCTATAATGTGACACAGCTGATAGCGCTGCTCAAGGAGTGCATCAGTCACAGAGATCAA AGACCGTATGCGGACAAGAAGCGCGTCTATCGTGTGCTGCAATGCCGCGAACAAGAGCTGACACAG ATGATCTCAACTCTGTCGGATGGCTGGCGCTTCGAGCAGTTGATTACTGTGGGCATGCAATACTCCAACTACGGCCCCTTTGAGAACAATGAGTTCCTTTGTGTTGTGTCCAAAGAGTGCGGCTCGACAGCCGGACGTGAGCTGGAGCTTAATGATCGCGCCAAGGTTTTGCAGCAAAAGGGATCGCGCAT TCTTGGAATTTAA